The following proteins come from a genomic window of Tepidiforma thermophila:
- the ilvD gene encoding dihydroxy-acid dehydratase, which yields MSYDPRAHSRILVDGPDRAPARSYLKSVGYTTEDLKRPLVMVAHSWIGTMPCNFNHRELASEVMSGIWAAGGTPMEVNTVAISDGISMGTEGMKASLVSRELIADSIELAAVGYSFDAAVIIVGCDKTIPAAAMALARLNIPGLVLYGGSIAPGRYRGRDITIQDVFEGVGQHAAGKLSEEELEEIVDAACPGAGACGAQYTANTMATVMEFMGLSPMGSATVGATDRRKRKVAFQAGELVMKVLNDGLLPRDILTRQAFENGIICAASTGGSTNAVLHLLAIAHEAGVPLDIDDFDRISEQTPLIGDLRPGGRYVALDMDRAGGTRLLAKRLLEAGKLHGNVMTVTGRTIAEEAAEAVETPGQDVILPVEKALKPTGGLVILKGNLAPEGCVIKVAGHERMYHEGPARVFECEEDAFHAVTARQIRPGDVVVIRNEGPKGGPGMREMLGVTAALVGEGLGESVALLTDGRFSGATRGLMAGHVAPEAAVGGPIALVREGDIISFDVKGRKLTLHVDAAELERRRAEWKPRPPKYTRGVFAKYAAQVSSASKGAVTS from the coding sequence ATGAGCTACGACCCGCGAGCCCACAGCCGCATCCTCGTCGATGGCCCCGACCGGGCCCCGGCGCGTTCGTACCTGAAATCGGTCGGGTATACGACAGAGGACCTGAAGCGGCCGCTCGTGATGGTCGCGCATTCGTGGATCGGCACGATGCCGTGCAATTTCAACCACCGCGAGCTGGCGTCGGAGGTGATGTCGGGCATCTGGGCGGCCGGCGGCACGCCGATGGAGGTCAACACGGTTGCGATCTCCGACGGCATCTCGATGGGCACGGAAGGGATGAAGGCCTCGCTGGTCTCGCGCGAACTGATTGCGGACTCGATCGAGCTCGCGGCGGTCGGGTACTCGTTCGACGCGGCGGTCATCATCGTGGGCTGCGACAAGACGATTCCCGCGGCGGCGATGGCGCTGGCCCGCCTGAACATCCCGGGGCTGGTCCTGTACGGGGGTTCGATTGCACCCGGCAGGTACCGCGGGCGCGACATCACCATCCAGGACGTCTTTGAAGGGGTGGGGCAGCACGCTGCGGGCAAGCTTTCCGAAGAGGAGCTTGAAGAAATTGTGGACGCCGCCTGCCCCGGAGCGGGGGCCTGCGGTGCCCAGTACACCGCAAACACCATGGCTACTGTCATGGAGTTTATGGGGCTTTCGCCGATGGGCAGTGCGACCGTGGGCGCGACCGACAGGCGGAAGCGGAAGGTGGCGTTCCAGGCGGGCGAGCTCGTGATGAAGGTCCTAAACGACGGCCTCCTGCCGCGCGATATCCTGACCCGGCAGGCGTTCGAGAACGGCATCATCTGCGCGGCTTCGACGGGCGGGTCGACCAACGCGGTGCTGCACCTCCTCGCCATCGCGCACGAAGCCGGCGTGCCGCTCGACATCGACGACTTCGACCGCATCTCGGAGCAGACGCCGCTCATCGGGGACCTTCGCCCAGGCGGCCGCTACGTTGCGCTCGACATGGACCGGGCCGGCGGCACGCGATTGCTGGCGAAGCGGCTGCTCGAGGCCGGCAAGCTCCACGGCAACGTGATGACCGTGACGGGGCGAACGATCGCGGAAGAGGCAGCCGAGGCGGTCGAAACCCCGGGCCAGGATGTCATCCTCCCCGTTGAGAAGGCGCTCAAGCCGACCGGAGGGCTGGTCATCCTCAAAGGCAACCTCGCGCCGGAGGGCTGCGTCATCAAGGTCGCGGGACACGAGCGGATGTACCACGAAGGTCCTGCCCGGGTGTTCGAGTGCGAGGAGGATGCGTTCCACGCAGTGACGGCGCGCCAGATCCGGCCCGGCGATGTGGTGGTTATCCGGAACGAGGGGCCGAAGGGCGGGCCGGGCATGCGTGAGATGCTCGGCGTGACCGCTGCACTGGTGGGCGAGGGCCTCGGCGAGTCGGTTGCGCTGCTGACGGACGGGCGCTTCAGCGGCGCGACGCGCGGGCTGATGGCGGGGCACGTGGCACCCGAGGCGGCAGTCGGCGGGCCGATCGCGCTGGTGCGGGAAGGGGACATCATCAGCTTCGACGTTAAGGGGCGGAAGCTGACGCTCCATGTGGATGCGGCGGAGCTCGAACGGCGCCGGGCGGAGTGGAAGCCGCGCCCGCCGAAGTACACGCGCGGGGTGTTCGCCAAGTACGCGGCCCAGGTTTCGAGCGCCTCCAAAGGCGCGGTAACGTCCTGA
- a CDS encoding winged helix-turn-helix transcriptional regulator, producing the protein MRRTSFAEMPCSVARTLEVIGEWWTMLVIREAFNGVRRFDDFQQRLGIARNVLAARLQRLVEHGVLERRQYQDRPPRCEYRLTEKGRDLYPVLVAMLSWGDRWMAGPEGPPLTLTHQCGHVLGARLVCGGCGEPLDPRHVRAERSHRGAAPAE; encoded by the coding sequence ATGCGCCGCACCAGCTTCGCCGAGATGCCCTGCTCTGTCGCTCGCACCCTTGAGGTGATCGGCGAATGGTGGACCATGCTCGTCATCCGCGAGGCCTTCAACGGCGTCCGCCGCTTCGACGACTTCCAGCAGCGGCTTGGTATTGCGCGCAACGTCCTGGCGGCCCGCCTCCAGCGCCTCGTCGAACATGGCGTCCTCGAGCGCCGCCAGTACCAGGACCGGCCGCCCCGTTGCGAGTACCGCCTGACTGAAAAGGGGCGCGACCTCTACCCCGTGCTCGTCGCCATGCTCTCGTGGGGCGACCGCTGGATGGCCGGGCCGGAAGGGCCGCCGCTGACCCTCACCCACCAGTGCGGCCATGTCCTCGGAGCCCGGCTCGTCTGTGGCGGCTGCGGGGAGCCGCTCGACCCGCGCCACGTCCGGGCCGAGCGGTCCCACCGCGGGGCTGCCCCGGCCGAGTAG